The proteins below come from a single Pirellulales bacterium genomic window:
- a CDS encoding carbon storage regulator, which yields MLILSRKVGERIVIGSDITVVVSRVSGDRVTLGLEAPPEVHILRGELRPFDEAERAKKAAPVAAGRHTQRGDRAFATNRHRPPR from the coding sequence ATGTTGATTCTCAGCCGGAAAGTGGGCGAGCGCATTGTCATTGGTTCCGACATTACGGTAGTCGTGAGTCGTGTATCCGGCGACCGGGTGACCCTTGGTTTGGAAGCGCCGCCGGAAGTTCATATTTTGCGTGGCGAACTGCGTCCATTCGATGAAGCGGAGCGTGCCAAAAAGGCCGCGCCAGTGGCAGCCGGCCGGCACACTCAACGTGGGGACCGTGCATTTGCCACGAATCGTCATCGTCCGCCACGATAG